Proteins co-encoded in one Capsicum annuum cultivar UCD-10X-F1 chromosome 9, UCD10Xv1.1, whole genome shotgun sequence genomic window:
- the LOC107842517 gene encoding xyloglucan galactosyltransferase MUR3: MRRRSPTSQFSDDSMEKGNGKNHHPRVCLLASLSGLFWFLLLYFHFVVLGGNHVQDSSSLDSLPINRQSIITPQSNPHAKVESKQDLVKPKPKPLEKKKSIPSVVKPVISNNSSRRDPNSYSFMRALRTVDNKSDPCGGRYIYVHDLPSRFNEDMLKECKTLSPWTNMCKFTANAGLGPQMENAEGVFSNTGWYATNQFAVDVIFGNRMKQYDCLTNDSSLAAAIFVPFYAGFDIARYLWGYNVSMRDAASLDLVDWLQKRPEWSIMGGKDHFLVAGRITWDFRRLDSDWGNKLLLLPAGRNMSMLVVESSPWSANDFGIPYPTYFHPAKDSEVFTWQDRMRKLERKWLFCFAGGPRPGISKSIRGQIIDQCMESKVCELLKCGQSGESKCHSPSSIMKMFQSSLFCLQPQGDSYTRRSAFDAMLAGCIPVFFHPASAYTQYTWHLPKNYSAFSVFISENDVREKNISIEERLNQIPPEKVKEMREAVISMIPTLIYADPRSKLETLKDAFDVAVEAVIKRVTRLRKDIIEDRKDNNFIEELSWKYSLLDEGQTEIGAHEWDPFFEKPKDDSAESDSSAEAAKNSWKNEQGQQ; this comes from the coding sequence ATGAGGCGGCGTTCTCCGACGTCCCAATTTTCAGACGATTCAATGGAGAAAGGGAATGGCAAAAATCATCACCCTAGGGTTTGCTTGTTAGCTTCATTGTCAGGTTTGTTTTGGTTCCTATTGTTGTATTTCCATTTTGTTGTTCTTGGGGGTAATCATGTTCAAGATTCATCTAGTTTGGATTCCCTTCCCATCAACCGACAATCAATCATTACCCCACAATCAAATCCCCACGCAAAAGTTGAAAGTAAGCAGGACTTAGTGAAGCCCAAACCCAAACCACTGGAGAAGAAGAAATCGATACCATCTGTTGTTAAGCCTGTGATTAGCAATAATAGTTCTCGACGTGATCCTAATAGTTACTCTTTTATGAGAGCATTGAGAACGGTAGACAATAAGAGTGATCCGTGTGGTGGAAGGTACATTTATGTGCATGACCTTCCCTCGAGATTCAATGAAGATATGCTCAAGGAGTGCAAAACTCTTAGTCCTTGGACCAATATGTGTAAGTTTACTGCTAATGCTGGACTTGGGCCACAAATGGAGAATGCCGAAGGAGTGTTCTCTAATACTGGATGGTATGCAACCAATCAGTTTGCCGTGGATGTCATTTTTGGTAACCGGATGAAACAGTATGACTGCCTCACAAATGATTCGTCTCTCGCTGCTGCCATTTTTGTGCCATTTTATGCAGGGTTTGATATTGCCAGGTATCTTTGGGGTTATAATGTATCTATGAGGGATGCTGCTTCTCTTGATTTGGTTGATTGGCTTCAAAAGAGGCCAGAGTGGAGTATCATGGGTGGAAAGGATCACTTTCTCGTGGCTGGTAGGATAACGTGGGACTTCAGAAGATTAGATTCGGATTGGGGAAACAAGCTTCTTCTTTTACCTGCTGGGAGAAATATGTCCATGCTTGTGGTTGAATCAAGTCCATGGAGTGCAAATGATTTTGGCATCCCATATCCAACATATTTCCACCCAGCAAAGGATTCTGAAGTGTTCACTTGGCAGGACCGCATGAGGAAGCTGGAGAGAAAGTGGCTATTTTGTTTTGCTGGTGGACCACGGCCCGGTATATCTAAATCAATCAGGGGGCAGATCATTGACCAATGCATGGAGTCTAAAGTCTGTGAGTTATTGAAGTGTGGTCAATCAGGGGAGAGCAAATGTCATTCTCCTAGCAGTATTATGAAGATGTTTCAGAGCTCCCTTTTCTGCCTGCAACCTCAAGGTGATTCATACACGAGAAGGTCGGCTTTTGATGCTATGTTAGCTGGTTGTATACCTGTCTTTTTCCACCCTGCTTCAGCCTACACACAGTATACGTGGCATCTTCCGAAAAACTACTCAGCCTTCTCTGTTTTCATTTCGGAGAATGATGTTCGTGAGAAGAATATAAGCATAGAGGAAAGGTTAAATCAAATTCCTCCTGAGAAGGTGAAGGAAATGCGGGAGGCTGTTATAAGTATGATCCCTACGCTGATTTATGCCGATCCTCGCTCTAAATTGGAGACTCTCAAAGATGCATTTGATGTAGCAGTTGAGGCAGTTATAAAAAGAGTTACAAGGCTAAGAAAAGACATCATTGAAGATCGTAAAGATAATAACTTCATCGAGGAGCTCAGTTGGAAATACTCATTGCTGGACGAAGGGCAAACTGAGATTGGAGCTCATGAATGGGATCCATTTTTTGAAAAACCAAAAGATGATAGTGCAGAATCTGATAGTTCAGCTGAAGCTGCTAAAAACTCTTGGAAAAATGAACAGGGACAACAATAA